In Coffea arabica cultivar ET-39 chromosome 9e, Coffea Arabica ET-39 HiFi, whole genome shotgun sequence, the genomic window ATCTTacgaagaggaagaagaataaGGGAAAAGCTCGACACTGGAATAAAATCTGATTAATGTTTATTATCTACTGAACTGGTTCTTGAGGGGAAAAAAGAGTACTCTAACCATAAAATTATTGATtataaaccaagattcaacactCGAAAAAGATTATGTTAATCTTAGCAACGAGTTTCAAAACCAGAAAGTGTTGAAAGCGAAGCCATGTGGGCTTATTTGTTTATCAAAGAAGTCGCAAAATTAATCAAGATCCTTTCCTTGACGTGGGGAGCaagtgtttgttttttttttttttttttgataatcgCAATGCTATTATAAAAAGAAATCACCAGGTCAACGATATTAATTTATTCTATTCCGATCCAACTATTGTATTAAATATTTCATGACACATCCCGCCATGCCTAACTCAGACTAACTGCTATATGGGTATATAAAGCCAGTTGAACTCGATTTAATCCAAGTCTTCaatttttctccatttgcttttccaatattttccttcttcttttcccttctttaaaaatttcttcttattcaatcactttctcttttttcattcAGTACTAGGTGACAGCATATTTTGTCGAGAAAGCTTGAGGTATGTTTCGGTCATACAACTTCCCCTGTTGTAATtctatttttacaattttttagaataaattaaaaaaagaagttaTAATGTTTGCGGTATCTAACAAATCCAGTTAAGATTTCAGTGCATTTTCCACTTTAAGTGCTTGTTtacaatgttttttttttcttcagaaAATGGAAACTTAAATTATGAATCTTGCTTTACTGGTTGTCGATGACAGGTTTGTTTGAAAGAGGAACTTCATGGACCCTGAAAAGCTGATGGTTTTAAACACTGATGAAAAAATTAAGTACGTGGAAAGTTTGATTAACAAGGAGAGTCGAGCTCGAGTGCAAATGTATCAAGAATTTGTGCAGAAGAaggtgaaaacagaaaaaataaaataaaagaacctCTCATACAcaatgattttcatttttaggtaaaaaaaaaaaaaaggtgacgtaatattcttctctttctttgatttttgttcatcATATTTGCAGAAGGATCGAGCAAGaattcttttgaaactaaaccCTTCACCATGGATGAGAGGATACTATTCTACATATCGTGAGAAACATCCAATTCACTATTTACGGCAAGCTCTTGATGAGCATAATGGTGGCGGCCATAGTGAACATGTTATCAAGGTACCTAAGGATATTATTCTACACAACACTTACTAAGAATTCTGCCACAACTTTGTGAAAATTATTTGAGcaaatttctcaatttgcaTTTGGACATTTAGCAGCAGGGATAGCTATCTGGAAATATGTCATATGCTTCCTTTATCTCCATACTAGCTCCAAAACAAAGCTTTCTAAGTTGGCTTGGAAATGTAATTTGAGATCTGAACCAAAATATCCTCCATTTGGTTCCTTTCTCTCCAACAAACTTCGACATCTTTATGCTCTACTTGTTGGAAGTTTGGCATTTTTATCTGGACTATCAATGCTATGTTACATCTTTAGGGCTTATAATCTCGAGAAATTCCTATTGAGGAAGGGATGCAAGTCTCTTGCATCTTTTGGTTAAATTGTCGGACTTAATTAAGATGTTATGATGAAAGTCTGGGGTGCAAAATCAAAATTGATGAAATAGtaggagaaaaataaaaaaatgaaagtctGGTGGGCTAAAGTTTGAGAAAAATCTTCTTGAGAAACTTTATGGGCTCCTCAATTGATTTACCTCCTTTTTCTCCCAATTTGTACACCAGATAAAGTGTTTATTTCACCGATTGCGAAATGGAAGGAACTCTGTGGTTGAAGAAAAGAGAATCCTTCGGGACGTCAAATGTGCTCAAGAAGAATGTGAAAAGTCTTGTGGGGCTGTTCGTACAGAAAAATTTGTACCTTGGGAATTGCATTCAAAAGGCTCGATCAAATATCAAATGGAGGTAAGGTTTCTTTTAAAGaaactttttctcttttttttttttttttgtggcttAAAGTTCGTGAGGAAAGCTGCTTTGTTGGCACTTGAAGTATTCATAAAATCTTCTAGTGGCAGTTGTGATTTATTCATAGATCTCGTGTATTCTTTAAATATAGAAAAAGTTTGTTGGTTTTTCACAAATATACACAAAAATCCTTTTTGGGGGTGTATATTTATTGGGTTTTCACAACAAATTTACACAACAAATATAGAAAAAATTCTTTAAATATAGAAAAAGTTTGTTGGGTTTTCACAAATATACACAAAAATCCTTTTTGGGGGTGTATATTAGAAAAAATTCTTTAAATATAGAAAAAGTTTGTTGGGTTTTCAAAAATTCTTGAAATACAGATagtttcttgaaaaagaagttTCTGTGTCCCTTGCACGGCCCATATATAAAGGTGAAAGTCAAAAGTCCAACAATgatttgaaggaattgaggGCTTTTCATTGTCAGAACTTGAATTCTGGTTTTGTATAGGACTCACATAATCAAATTTGGGACCTAAAGGatttcattgcaattgttgAGTTTTACAGGCTGACATTGTTATTTTTATCAAATGTACTCAAATAATAATATTGCTCTTACCTGCCCCATTGCAGCTATTATTTAAAGAAATGCCAGGAATAtggaaggatcaaaaagcacaTGATCAGATGATTGAGCATCTTAAGAAAGGATTGAAGGTTCTTGAGCAAGATATCAGGTCTTTGCAGAGGCAAATGGAAAACATAAACAGGGAAAAGGGAAAACTGTATGCATACATTCTTGAACTCAAAAGATGAGAGTATTGTTTTGTTAAGAGTTGATGGCATTTGCACAAACCAGGTGTAATATCATATCCTTATTtagttgggaaaaaaaaaatctgcatGTACTCAATTTTGGTAGCCTAGCCAACATTCCTTCATTAGGCTCCAAGTGTTAATTCCTTGAAAGGTGAAAATTATATTGAGCAAGTAATTTAGTACAAGATAGCAAATAAATGCGAATTTGTGTTTATATTGTAAATTTTATGCATCAACTATTAGAAGAGGACAAACAAAACAATTTAGAGACCCCTTTTTATGGATTTATTTAAAATTACCATGGATTGTGCCAAATCCCTAAATTATGAGGTGATGTGTATTGAAGGAtgagatagaaaaaaaaaacaaaagattaatgcagaAAGGATTCGTATTGTAATGTGGTCAAGTGATTCGCCCATATGCTTTTGAGGTGAAATACAGACTCCAAATGAATTTAGggaccataaaatcaagtttttaaaatctgaagaataaaaatatattcatttcAAACATGAGGGACTAAAAAGTTACATATGAGCGTATGAGGGAGTAATTGTGCGACTTCCACGAGCACGTGCTATGCTAAAACGGTGTCGTCTAAGTAAAATAGGCCGGCCAACAATCCTGTTTTGTTCCATCGTACCCCCGCTACACCAGATTAGACACCTAAGTATTTCTAATTTCCATCCCAAGATTTTCTTATATCATTAAAATGATCCCACTTTCTTATATCATACTAGAGAAGCTAAGTATTTTTATTCTTACgcaaatttctattattttaatTCTTGTTTGTATTGATATTTATGGACTTTAATTGAACGAATTAAGTTCAACTAATGAAACCACTTAGGCCAGCATAGCCAACATTTTGAGTGTATAAATCTTGTTCCCTTTTATTCATCAACCACAAATGCATTAGTATTACATAAAATTTAATGAATATAGAGGTCTTGACTACTCAATATGAAATTAGAGCTACTCAAAACTTTAATAGAAAAAAGAATCAAGCTCAATTTTTGGAGATTGTCGGCAAATAAGACCAGAGGAAAGTgagaatttaattaaataatattaCTAAAACTTGATTCAAGATCATTAATAAAGAATTGAAGAAGTGGGAAGTGAATATAGAAATGTACATATGCATTCTCCGAATCAAAGCATCCACTAAAATTAGTTTTCCcttttggcaattttttctAGATGGCAGGAAAATTTTGGGGATTAGAATTTTTTGAGGGGTAGGTTGTGTCAAGAATGGAAAGGGGATGGAGAAGGGAGAGAATTTGAGAACAATGAAGGTAAGATAGTGGAGAGAGTGCGATGGGTTTAAGTCAAAATAATAGAGTAGAGAAACAAGAGTAAATGAGAGATGAGGCAAGAGGAAAAGAAcatgtaaagaaaaaaaaaaaagagaaaaagggaagtGGAGAAGAAGAGGAGAGGATACGGTCGACGTAGGAAATGAGGAAGGggctgattttttatttttctttaagtaAAACCTATTATTTCTCCATGTAAAAAACAGATAAAGTGAAGGCTGTTTTAGATAATTCAATATGTCATGGTGTTAGGGTcggtataatttttaaaaattagaggGGAGCCtcatgaaattgttagaaacttttggtgaatttttgaaattGTTTGTTTTTGAGATGGCAAAGCATACgctaattttttgtttcttgtggTTGAGTATCTTAATAAATCCTTCTGGCATTAAACGAAAGTGAAACATCCTCCTCTTTTTTGTTTGAAAGGACTtcgaaataaataaaatagaagAACCGGGGTCATGGTGAGAAAAGGCTGGCAACTCTTTATTAAACTGTAAGAATCATCCATACTGTAGGAAATAGTTTGGATAGCAAATGCTGTTAAAAAACAGTTTCCATAGTTTGTAAGTGTCATCCACACTCTTTGTAATAATACCAAACTTTTCCCAGTCAAATGAAAAATTCGACCAGATGTTATATAATACTAGAGTAAGCCAACTCATAGATTTATACTATGTTTGAAAACGTAATTTAGCACTTAAACTTAATACATTCAGACGcgtttgataactaaaaattgaacatctgaattaattaagtgccactgaattttctaaacaaaacttacgttcaaaaataagtgataaactattcacttatcactgaatgtgatatgcactcaaatatatttgatttaatacttaacaattcaataatttaatgaattcagattcaaattttagatttcagttttatcaaacacaccgTTAGTCTAATTCAACATATAGGCAGACTTTTCATAAGCCGATCTGAATAATTCATATTGGCAACAAAACATCGCTGACATAGTTTAAAATCTTGAAAGAAGAGAGAATATAACAAATTCAAACTGTTGCTGTTACTAACCAAATTATTCATCTAACTCTATTCAATTTTAGATCTATTGTATCTGTTGATTATGACATACATTCGTATTTGTTGTATGTCTGGTGTAATTTTTATCATTAGTTAATTGTAATGAAAATTTAGTgtttataaaagtaaaaaaaaaaattaaagaaacatTTATGCCCTTTGACCGCCCTTTAGATGTAATAGAATAGTCAATACTAAAGTTGTTACTGTAGCACAGTTGACGTGGGGAACAAGTGCATGCTTTACCTGGTCAACAATTCTCTCCTCCTCTGTACTATTCCAAAGGTGACAATAATTCATTGCCTTCATTAGGCACTTCGATCGCCACCATGTTTGAACATTTGACACGACCACCTGCTTTACCACATTTTACTTCTCAGGTTACTACTCATTTCCTTCACAAAATTTTTGCATGTTTGTTTCTAAAGTTTGttgtggaaaaaaaattctgcacaATTCTTGAAGTAcatatttttgttgttttgggaTTTCCTAGTTTGTTTTGATTTGAATAGTCTTTTTCTTCTTAACTTATCTTCTGAAAAAAGCCGAACTGATCGTCAAACCCCGTTAGATCAGCTATTCCATCTGTGTATTTTGCTCCTCGTTGATTCACAGAAGATTTATCAGTAGCCAGGCATGGAGCTTTTGACTGTGgatgaaaaagttaaaaataaagAAGATTTGATTCAGGTGAAGAGTCAAGCTGGAAGAAATATTGCCAAGAAATTACAGAAGAGAGAGGTGAATATTGAATATTATGATTGCAATCATTTTCATGTACAAAaatcccatttttttttcctctttttataTGTACTATCTAATATTTTTTCCTCTTCCGCCATGGAAACCATCCCACACAGTTTGATCGACGTCATATCCGGGAACAATTAAGGATGTTGTTGCTGTCCCACAAAGATTTTATGCCCATCAAAAGAGATGCAATTCGATATTTACAAGGAGCTCTAGATGAATATAATCATGTAGATGAACTTCAAAAGCAGGTAAATCTGGAATAATCATGTGTTACTCCATTTATTTTGTTCTTTCCATAGTAAATTAACTTTACcattttgattttccttttttttttttggataatatGAACCATATTCACGTACTTTGATTGTACAAATATTGATGGGTCTATCTAATTGGGGGCATCTGTTAAAAGAGGTATTTAGAACATCAAAAGTTAAATATGGAAATGgtttaaaagcaggaaacaatGAATGTGAGTGTGTGGTAACTGTGGTGTAATTTGTTTTTGGGTTTTTCTACCGAACGTTAACACACTTATATTCCACTTAACCTATCGTATATATACACACTAATAATTACTATTGGTTCTTGCATTTATatgttttttctaattaatccctttgcatttatatactttttctaattaatcttatatttctaaaaatctaacATCTTAAATTCATTTTAATGAGATCGTTGGACAAACTGTTCGtttttttgggtagaagaaaaaCCCAATTTTATTTAGTTTATTATTTGAGTTTACTGATCATAGTATAGGTGATTGATAATTTCCAATTTCAACTTTGCAAAAAATAGATTAAGAGCCTGTCTCATGGGCTGAGAAGTGGGAGAAACACCTTGCTTGAGGAGAAACAAATCCTTAGACAAATCAAATGTGCccaagaacaaaaagaaaagttttgtgCAGATCTTGAAGCAAAAAATTGGAGTCACTGGCATTTACCAGAAGTTTTAAACTCAAAGGAATTTGTCAAAAGTCATTTCAATGTGAGATTCCTTTTGTTTCTGCatcctttttttggtttttttttttcttttgggttgaaTATACACTCATGTACAACTATTTTTCAGCGTCTATACAATGAACTCGAAGGAGGGATCAAGCAACAAACGGCATATTATTCGAAGGCTGCCCGGCTTGGGAAAAAACTGTCTGCTGTTGAGAGAGATATAAGTTCTTTGCAAAAAAAGCTGGAAAAACTAgaatgcaaaagagaaaaaatgtaTGAGCATCTTCAACAACTCAGAAGTTCTGTCCAAAACCCttcttgatttgaattgaaaggTTTGCAAGAGTTACTCTAACCATACTAGAGTCAAAATCCCCTGGTCAATGGGATAAGGGGCATAGGAATGGTTAATAACATCCTTGGTTTAGAGCTACTAATAATATGGTTTAAACATTTAGGCTTGCACTTTAGGTCGTCCAAGAGTCATCTTGCAAGTCTAGACCCGGTATCATGTTTATAAAACATTTTTGTATCAATAGTAATTGATCGTTGTGGGAtctatttataatacattttttACTCTAtcaatagtattttttttattttgtcttttttgttttcaGATTATGCAAGAAGTgaactttgagccaattttaGTTTTTCAAACACCCTTTTGATGTCGGCCAAAAAACAAAGGgtaaaatatattttactcTCTTGTGATTTAGCGATTTTTTACATAACTCTTGTATAGTTTCAAATACTATATATAACCCTTTTATAGTTTGAATTAAAGTACAcgacggatcttctgtcccacttCATGCTACTCTTTgtcctattttttattatatcacTACAGGAAAGTAGGCTTTTTGTGACGTTTTCGCTGCGGCAGAAGGAGAAAATGCAGCAAATAAACTGCACATTTCAAATTTTGTGGCAAAGTTGACAAAGGCGCATAATTTTTGTGGCAAAACGACGTAGTTTTAATGAATCTAGAAAAAGGTATTATAAAAAAGGGGGAAACCGGCTTTCACTTCCAATGTCTCCATTCTCTGCTAATTACAAATCTTCCACACTTCTTTCTTCCAAATTCTAAATTCTGATTCCGAATTCCCAATGAACTTgtctcgctctctctctctctctctctctctcaaatggTCAAACCTAATTCCACCTCCTCCATTTTCCTCCCAATACGGCCAACGAATATGGGGCAACCACCTTCATCTTTGAGATACAAAGGAATTCCAGAAGAATAGACAGATTGATTGCTAATTGGTTTCGACGCCTGAAGCTAGGGTTTTAACACGAGGAAGATAGACCTCCTCCATTTTTATTCTCAGCAGTTGAAATCGATTCCCAATTGCAGTGCTTCTCCATGTAATTTTGATCATCGGTGAACTAATTGTAGCTTTGAGAGAACTTACCTAACAATTTTGCTAGCTATTCTGGTTCAAAAGCAAGGTAACTAAGCTCAATTCCTTTgcaatttttttcactttattcatttattttatggTAAAATCAGAGAATTTATTACATGCCCTTAGTGCTCGGGAGTTTATAGACTTTTGTGGttatttttatgtattttttgtaattctttAGAATATTTAATGTGACTTAAGGGGAGATAATAGGAGTTTACTCTCGTTTTAAAGAGTCCAGCCCATATTGCAGATGGAAATGAAATCGCCTGAGAAACTCAATACAGTCGTTGTCTTGAAACAGCCAGATAGCAGCCGTTGGCAGAAGGTACATTTGAAGCTTAAGTGCACTCCATCCTCTGGTTTATATATTTGTCCGATTATCATGCTACTGATATTAGGTGTTATTTGTAATTCTGTCATAAATGCTTGTAAACAAATCTCCCTGTTCTTGGAGACTGGGATCACACAAATAGTTTAGGAGAAATCCCAACTTTGGAGCATAATCATTTCAAGAATGTGGAAAATGGCAATCAAGTATTGCTGTTTTAGACCAAGTAATTCCTGATTTAATCCTTAAAAATGGTTACAAGGCATTCAAACTACTTAAAAATGCACTTGCTTATGGTAGCAAGAATTTTTGCT contains:
- the LOC113709579 gene encoding uncharacterized protein → MDPEKLMVLNTDEKIKYVESLINKESRARVQMYQEFVQKKKDRARILLKLNPSPWMRGYYSTYREKHPIHYLRQALDEHNGGGHSEHVIKIKCLFHRLRNGRNSVVEEKRILRDVKCAQEECEKSCGAVRTEKFVPWELHSKGSIKYQMELLFKEMPGIWKDQKAHDQMIEHLKKGLKVLEQDIRSLQRQMENINREKGKLYAYILELKR
- the LOC113709511 gene encoding uncharacterized protein translates to MELLTVDEKVKNKEDLIQVKSQAGRNIAKKLQKREFDRRHIREQLRMLLLSHKDFMPIKRDAIRYLQGALDEYNHVDELQKQIKSLSHGLRSGRNTLLEEKQILRQIKCAQEQKEKFCADLEAKNWSHWHLPEVLNSKEFVKSHFNRLYNELEGGIKQQTAYYSKAARLGKKLSAVERDISSLQKKLEKLECKREKMYEHLQQLRSSVQNPS